The following coding sequences lie in one Capnocytophaga stomatis genomic window:
- a CDS encoding vWA domain-containing protein produces MRTILLFFLTLVFAYGQEYELSGTVTDESGNALPGVNIVIKGTTKGTQTDFNGKYAIRVKPKDILVFSYIGFETQEIIVKQQKTLNVALKEDQQILQEVVVLGYGIQSKKAVTGTYRMPEEKETYKNIEENKFKKTATDPVSTFSADVDRASYSNIRRMLNNGSFPEKDAVRIEEMINYFDYDYPQPDAKSKTPFKMTTELSKAPWNSKNYLLQIGMQAQKIDMEKTPPSNIVFLIDVSGSMDYPNKLPLLKSSFKLLLNSLKPSDKVAIVVYAGSSGLVLPSTSAKEKATIEAALEKLEAGGSTAGGEGLKLAYKVARENFIPSGNNRIILATDGDFNVGINNYDELQRLVEEERKSGVYISVLGFGMGNYRDDMTETIANKGNGNYAYIDNIMEAKKVLVNEFGGTFYTVAKDVKFQVEFNPKYVKEYRLLGYENRMLNTEDFEDDQKDAGEVGSGHTVTVLYEIIPADGKNEDTLRYQNQQLNEKAKKGNEIAFLKIRYKKPDSKSNKSIEVSEPIDFQVKEISKTTDNFRFAASVAEFGMLLRDSEFKAEASYQQVIDLAKNALGKDKEGYRKEFIRLVESAKLLAK; encoded by the coding sequence ATGAGAACAATTCTATTATTTTTTCTGACTTTAGTATTTGCCTACGGGCAAGAATACGAATTGAGTGGTACCGTGACCGATGAATCAGGAAATGCCCTACCTGGAGTAAATATTGTAATTAAAGGAACAACTAAAGGTACACAAACCGACTTCAACGGAAAATATGCTATCCGTGTAAAGCCTAAAGATATACTGGTTTTCAGTTATATTGGCTTTGAAACCCAAGAAATTATAGTCAAACAGCAGAAAACACTCAATGTAGCTTTGAAAGAAGACCAACAAATTCTTCAAGAAGTTGTTGTACTTGGGTATGGAATACAATCCAAGAAAGCCGTAACAGGAACGTATCGTATGCCTGAAGAAAAAGAAACCTACAAAAACATTGAGGAAAACAAGTTTAAAAAAACGGCTACCGACCCCGTTTCTACTTTTTCGGCGGATGTGGACAGAGCCTCGTACAGCAACATTCGGCGTATGCTCAACAACGGTTCTTTTCCTGAAAAAGATGCCGTTCGCATTGAGGAAATGATTAACTATTTTGATTACGATTATCCGCAACCCGATGCCAAAAGCAAAACGCCTTTTAAAATGACTACGGAACTGAGCAAAGCTCCTTGGAACTCTAAAAACTATTTGCTACAAATCGGGATGCAAGCTCAAAAAATTGATATGGAGAAAACACCTCCTTCCAATATTGTTTTTCTGATAGATGTTTCTGGTTCAATGGATTATCCTAACAAATTACCACTACTGAAATCGTCCTTTAAACTGCTTCTAAATTCGTTGAAACCCTCCGATAAAGTAGCCATTGTGGTTTATGCGGGTAGCTCTGGTTTGGTCTTGCCTTCCACTTCGGCAAAGGAAAAAGCTACAATTGAAGCTGCCTTGGAAAAATTGGAAGCAGGCGGAAGCACCGCAGGCGGAGAAGGACTGAAATTAGCTTACAAAGTGGCTCGCGAAAATTTCATTCCGAGTGGAAACAATCGAATAATTTTGGCAACCGACGGCGATTTCAACGTAGGGATAAACAATTACGACGAACTACAACGATTGGTGGAAGAGGAACGAAAAAGTGGCGTCTATATCAGTGTTTTAGGATTTGGAATGGGAAATTATCGCGATGATATGACCGAAACCATAGCCAATAAAGGCAACGGAAATTACGCCTATATTGACAACATTATGGAAGCCAAAAAAGTGCTGGTTAACGAATTTGGCGGAACGTTCTATACTGTTGCCAAAGACGTGAAATTTCAGGTGGAATTCAACCCAAAATATGTGAAAGAATACCGATTGCTGGGCTACGAAAACCGAATGCTAAACACGGAAGATTTTGAAGACGACCAAAAAGACGCCGGCGAAGTGGGCTCGGGGCATACTGTGACCGTTCTTTACGAAATTATTCCCGCCGATGGAAAAAACGAAGATACTTTACGTTACCAGAATCAGCAACTTAATGAAAAAGCTAAAAAAGGAAATGAAATTGCTTTCTTAAAAATTCGGTATAAAAAACCCGATTCAAAATCCAACAAAAGCATTGAAGTTTCGGAACCTATTGATTTTCAAGTGAAAGAAATTTCAAAAACCACGGACAATTTCCGATTTGCCGCTTCCGTTGCCGAATTCGGGATGTTACTTCGCGATTCGGAATTTAAAGCTGAAGCTTCTTATCAGCAAGTGATTGACCTTGCCAAAAACGCCCTCGGAAAAGACAAAGAAGGCTACCGAAAAGAATTCATCCGATTGGTGGAAAGTGCAAAATTGCTTGCTAAGTAA
- a CDS encoding stage II sporulation protein M, whose amino-acid sequence MKLKILTVLTFFLPFVVGLFLIEVNDVPIKEESNPSFLVLDKVDLLFKILANNTYVILINVLGFLSFGGITLLNTSYNGFVLGLFFNTIKQKTNLSLIFSSFLPHSIELVAILLSCYIGYCLSIKLYHYIFKEVMEFNFKDIKKILFCLIIVFISSLLEVFVSIR is encoded by the coding sequence ATGAAATTAAAGATTCTTACAGTATTAACCTTTTTCTTACCTTTTGTAGTAGGTTTATTCTTAATTGAGGTGAATGATGTCCCTATAAAGGAAGAATCTAACCCGAGTTTCTTAGTATTGGATAAAGTTGATTTACTATTTAAGATACTTGCTAACAATACCTATGTTATACTGATAAATGTTTTAGGTTTTTTGTCTTTTGGAGGTATAACTTTGTTAAATACCTCATACAATGGTTTTGTTTTGGGGTTATTTTTTAATACAATCAAGCAAAAAACAAATTTATCTTTAATTTTTAGTTCTTTCCTGCCTCATTCGATAGAATTAGTAGCCATCTTATTATCTTGTTACATAGGGTACTGTTTGTCAATAAAGTTGTACCATTATATTTTTAAAGAAGTTATGGAGTTTAATTTTAAAGATATAAAGAAAATATTATTTTGTTTAATAATTGTTTTTATATCTTCTTTATTAGAGGTTTTTGTTTCTATAAGATAG
- a CDS encoding AAA family ATPase, translating into MKIQDSKYYRPINLLQTDGDDNIQVVDKFKMLTYSNPYQCLLDDLMTRIYLSGEDLVIQKEKLKHFVKCTDYYTVDYASKQNELFESEECYFHPDLEVFILTDKNLSNEYDNQIFEDGLFKVNYVYYENTNPKTKENLTALFSEYIEKYVSKDSKVSILLKTQVGLEIKTHTIKPYRIDFETMYNDDFLEVHNRVKNVLTNDTKGVVLFHGIAGSGKTNYIKWLTSQIPNKKFIFIPTTMIGSLTDPAFIGLLIGNKNSILVLEDCENYIAERTVFNSNTDVVSSILNIADGMLSDVLECQLICTFNSDISKIDPALLRKGRLIAEYKFRELTVEKANKYLQSTDKQITVNKPYSLAELTNINIKEFKENSEPSKIGFKN; encoded by the coding sequence ATGAAAATACAAGATTCTAAATATTATCGTCCGATTAACTTATTACAAACCGATGGCGATGACAACATTCAAGTTGTAGATAAATTTAAAATGCTGACTTACAGCAATCCATATCAATGTTTGTTAGATGACCTGATGACTCGAATTTATTTGAGCGGAGAAGATTTGGTAATTCAGAAAGAAAAACTGAAACATTTTGTAAAATGCACCGACTATTACACCGTTGATTATGCTTCAAAGCAAAATGAACTTTTTGAATCAGAGGAATGTTATTTTCATCCTGATTTAGAGGTTTTTATATTGACAGATAAGAATTTATCCAATGAATATGACAACCAAATTTTTGAAGACGGGCTTTTCAAGGTGAATTACGTGTATTACGAAAATACAAATCCAAAAACGAAAGAAAACTTAACTGCACTCTTCTCGGAATACATTGAAAAATATGTTTCTAAGGATTCAAAAGTGTCAATTCTGCTGAAAACTCAAGTCGGACTTGAAATAAAAACGCACACCATAAAACCATATCGCATTGATTTTGAGACAATGTACAATGACGATTTTTTAGAAGTTCACAATCGTGTCAAAAATGTTTTGACCAATGACACGAAAGGAGTGGTTCTGTTTCACGGCATTGCAGGCTCTGGTAAAACAAACTATATCAAATGGTTAACAAGCCAAATTCCAAATAAGAAATTTATTTTTATTCCCACAACGATGATTGGTTCACTCACTGACCCTGCTTTTATCGGGTTATTAATTGGCAATAAAAATTCGATTTTGGTTTTGGAAGATTGTGAAAATTACATCGCTGAGCGAACTGTTTTTAACAGCAACACAGATGTAGTTTCTTCTATTTTAAATATCGCCGATGGTATGCTTTCCGATGTGCTTGAATGTCAATTAATTTGCACTTTCAACTCTGATATTTCAAAAATTGACCCTGCACTTTTGCGAAAAGGACGACTTATTGCGGAGTACAAATTCAGAGAACTCACCGTTGAAAAAGCAAACAAATATTTGCAATCAACTGACAAACAAATCACTGTAAACAAACCTTATTCTCTGGCAGAATTGACAAACATTAATATTAAGGAATTTAAGGAGAACTCTGAACCTTCAAAAATAGGTTTTAAAAATTAA
- a CDS encoding ABC transporter ATP-binding protein, which translates to MTNLRHIRKYFYKYRYHLILGIFITIIARIFSLFMPEYVQNSVSAIEQYAKSPQENTNITELLLKYALIIIGTTIISAIMTFFMRQLIINVSRYIEYDLKNEIFVKYEQLSLSFYKRNRTGDLMNRISEDVSKVRMYAGPAIMYSVQTITLFACVIPLMFYTSVELTLYTLIPLPILSALIYVMSRKINKETLVVQQFLSNLSTFSQETFSGIGVIKAYNDESLINSQLSDLAEEGRQKNIKLARVQAIFFPTMILMIGLSLIFVIFMGGRLYYLGEITSIGVIVKFSIYVMMLTWPVATVGWVSSIVQQAEASQKRINEFLAEVPDIQNTNPNPETIEGNIRFENVSFTYQDTGIEALKNVSFNIKKGETIAIIGKTGSGKTTIIDLISRMYDVSKGQIFIDEKPIQNLNLESLRKAISVVPQESFLFSDTIKNNLLFGNEKATHKQMIEAAEKAVVHHNIMDFTHQYESVLGERGVSLSGGQKQRISIARALLKEAEIYLLDDSLSAVDTDTEEKILHNLNEIFREKTVIIVSHRVSITKNADRILMLNQGELVEEGTHEELFNKNGYYRAFYDSQVE; encoded by the coding sequence ATGACCAATTTACGACATATTCGAAAATATTTTTATAAATATCGTTATCATCTGATATTAGGGATTTTTATAACAATTATTGCCAGAATATTTTCGTTATTTATGCCGGAATATGTGCAAAATTCTGTTTCTGCAATTGAACAATACGCAAAATCTCCGCAAGAAAACACAAATATTACCGAATTACTACTGAAATATGCCTTAATTATCATTGGAACTACCATTATTTCTGCAATAATGACGTTTTTTATGCGACAATTGATAATTAATGTTTCAAGATATATAGAATACGACCTCAAAAATGAAATTTTTGTAAAATACGAGCAACTTTCGCTTTCTTTTTACAAGAGAAATCGCACGGGTGATTTGATGAACCGAATTAGTGAAGACGTTAGCAAAGTTCGGATGTATGCCGGTCCTGCGATTATGTACAGCGTTCAGACGATAACACTCTTTGCGTGTGTAATTCCGTTAATGTTTTACACATCTGTGGAGCTGACGCTTTACACTTTGATTCCTCTTCCGATTTTGTCGGCACTAATTTATGTGATGAGCAGGAAAATCAACAAAGAAACCTTAGTAGTACAGCAATTTTTATCGAATTTATCTACCTTCTCTCAAGAAACATTTTCGGGGATAGGAGTCATTAAAGCTTATAATGATGAATCGCTGATTAATAGTCAGTTATCTGATTTGGCAGAAGAAGGAAGGCAAAAGAATATTAAATTGGCAAGGGTACAGGCAATTTTCTTTCCTACAATGATTTTGATGATAGGACTGAGCTTGATTTTCGTAATTTTTATGGGAGGAAGGCTTTATTATTTGGGAGAAATTACCTCAATTGGTGTCATTGTCAAATTTAGTATTTACGTGATGATGCTTACTTGGCCTGTTGCAACGGTGGGGTGGGTGAGTTCTATTGTTCAGCAAGCGGAGGCTTCACAAAAACGAATTAATGAATTTCTGGCAGAAGTACCTGATATTCAAAATACAAATCCGAATCCGGAAACAATTGAAGGAAATATTCGCTTTGAAAATGTAAGTTTTACTTATCAAGATACAGGTATTGAGGCACTTAAGAATGTTTCTTTTAACATTAAAAAAGGTGAAACGATAGCCATTATCGGTAAAACCGGAAGCGGGAAAACTACAATTATTGATTTGATTTCCAGAATGTATGATGTTTCAAAAGGACAAATTTTTATTGATGAAAAACCAATTCAGAATTTGAACTTAGAGAGCCTTCGCAAAGCTATTTCAGTAGTTCCGCAGGAATCGTTTTTATTTTCAGATACGATAAAAAACAATCTTTTGTTCGGAAATGAGAAAGCGACTCACAAACAAATGATTGAAGCAGCAGAAAAAGCAGTTGTACACCATAATATAATGGACTTTACGCATCAGTATGAATCCGTTTTGGGAGAGCGTGGAGTGTCGTTAAGCGGAGGGCAGAAGCAGCGTATTTCCATTGCTCGGGCTTTGCTCAAAGAAGCCGAAATATATTTGTTGGATGATAGTCTTTCAGCTGTGGATACGGATACGGAAGAAAAAATACTTCACAATCTGAATGAAATTTTTAGAGAAAAAACAGTAATTATTGTAAGTCATCGGGTTTCAATTACCAAAAATGCTGACCGTATTTTGATGTTGAATCAAGGCGAGTTGGTAGAAGAAGGAACGCACGAAGAACTTTTTAACAAAAATGGCTATTACAGAGCGTTTTACGATTCGCAAGTAGAGTAA
- the gpmA gene encoding 2,3-diphosphoglycerate-dependent phosphoglycerate mutase has product MYKIVLLRHGLSEWNKLNLFTGWEDVDLTEQGIEEAREAGRILKKEGFKFDVAFTSVLKRAIKTLNYALDEMGDLWVPTNKSWRLNEKSYGALQGLNKAETAEKYGEDQVLLWRRSYDVKPPLIEETDKRHPSHDRRYSGLTAEEKTGGESLKDTYDRMLPFWFSDIAPAIKEGKSVIIAAHGNSLRSLVQYLDGLSEAEILKLNIPTGVPLVYELDADLKPIKSYYLGDQEAIAAAINSVANQGKSK; this is encoded by the coding sequence ATGTACAAAATTGTATTATTGCGTCACGGATTAAGCGAGTGGAATAAACTGAATTTGTTCACAGGTTGGGAAGATGTTGATTTAACAGAGCAGGGGATTGAAGAAGCTCGTGAAGCAGGTAGAATTCTAAAAAAAGAAGGATTTAAGTTTGACGTAGCTTTTACTTCTGTTTTGAAAAGAGCTATCAAAACATTAAACTACGCTTTGGATGAAATGGGAGATTTGTGGGTGCCTACCAACAAAAGCTGGCGTTTGAATGAAAAAAGTTACGGAGCTTTACAAGGGTTGAACAAAGCCGAAACAGCAGAGAAATACGGTGAGGATCAGGTACTTTTGTGGAGACGTTCGTATGATGTGAAACCTCCGCTTATTGAAGAAACTGATAAAAGACACCCTTCGCACGATCGTCGTTACAGTGGCTTGACCGCAGAAGAAAAAACAGGAGGAGAGAGCTTGAAAGATACTTATGACAGAATGTTACCTTTCTGGTTTAGTGATATTGCTCCTGCCATCAAAGAAGGAAAAAGTGTGATTATTGCTGCTCACGGAAATAGTTTACGTTCATTAGTTCAATACTTGGACGGGCTTAGCGAAGCTGAAATTTTGAAATTGAATATCCCAACAGGTGTGCCTTTGGTTTACGAATTAGATGCTGATTTAAAACCTATTAAGAGCTATTATTTAGGTGACCAAGAGGCTATCGCAGCAGCAATTAACAGCGTTGCTAATCAAGGAAAATCAAAATAA
- a CDS encoding S46 family peptidase has translation MKKICLTFIAALLLTPIARADEGMWFLMFIERLNQRDMQKMGLQLTAQEIYSINNNSLKDAIVQFNGGCTASIISKDGLVLTNHHCGYGQIAEVSTPENNYLRDGFWAKTYQDEIKPQSLFVRFFVRMDNVTDRMLSVVNDKMTEKEREAALNREMAKIQKENNEGGKYVVSVRSFFQGNEYYYFVYQDFKDVRLVGTPPESIGKFGGDTDNWEWPRQTGDFSLFRVYTDKNGNAADYSAENIPMKAKKHLAVSLKGVQEKDFAMILGYPGRTNRWVPSFWVDQNVEYAYPAWVEGSKTAMDAMKPFMNADDAVRLMYASKYAQIANYWKNRQGMIEALKAHKTADVKRSYEKKFAKWANKKKNRAEYGDVLKTMADYFEKTNVQSADNNYLVSLIRATDFVGLPQAIAKAFQNYEQMSDQQKSQLVSRMQNVLEIYKEKHIPTEKAILANGLKLYVNKAKNVPSEVKQIQTNFQGDFKKFADKAFETSVFGSQENFKNFLENPNSEVLKNDMLAQLSLSLVNQYNHKSEEEIALHDSYEKAFRKFVKGMRVSKIGNTLYPDANSTLRLTYGTVRALPADKRNADASINNYTTFKSMVAKYKPNDPEFDMPKRMIEMYEANDFGRYLDKDGTMHVNFLTDNDITGGNSGSPVMNGKGELIGLAFDGNIEAMAGDVIFDPKLQRTINVDIRYVLWVIDKFSGAKHIVDEMTIVE, from the coding sequence ATGAAAAAAATATGTTTGACATTCATCGCTGCCCTGCTTTTAACACCAATAGCTCGTGCCGATGAAGGAATGTGGTTTTTAATGTTCATAGAGCGTCTGAATCAACGTGATATGCAAAAAATGGGTTTACAACTTACTGCCCAAGAGATTTACAGTATCAACAACAATAGCTTGAAAGACGCAATTGTGCAATTTAATGGAGGTTGTACGGCAAGTATTATTTCCAAAGACGGACTGGTATTAACCAATCACCATTGCGGATACGGGCAAATTGCTGAGGTTTCTACCCCTGAAAATAACTACTTACGCGACGGATTTTGGGCAAAAACGTATCAAGATGAGATAAAACCGCAGTCGCTTTTTGTTCGCTTTTTCGTTCGTATGGATAACGTTACTGACCGAATGCTTTCTGTTGTTAATGATAAAATGACTGAAAAAGAGCGTGAAGCGGCATTGAATCGTGAAATGGCAAAAATTCAGAAAGAAAACAACGAAGGCGGAAAGTATGTCGTTTCTGTTCGTTCATTCTTTCAAGGAAATGAATATTATTATTTTGTATATCAAGATTTTAAAGATGTTCGTTTGGTAGGAACTCCGCCTGAAAGTATTGGAAAATTTGGTGGAGATACCGACAACTGGGAATGGCCTCGCCAAACGGGAGACTTTTCACTTTTCCGCGTTTATACTGATAAAAACGGAAATGCTGCTGACTATTCTGCCGAAAATATCCCAATGAAAGCTAAAAAACATCTGGCAGTAAGCCTAAAAGGTGTTCAAGAAAAAGATTTTGCTATGATTTTGGGCTATCCTGGGCGTACAAATCGTTGGGTGCCATCTTTCTGGGTTGACCAAAATGTGGAATATGCGTATCCAGCTTGGGTAGAAGGCTCAAAAACAGCAATGGACGCTATGAAACCTTTTATGAATGCTGATGATGCCGTGCGTTTGATGTATGCTTCAAAATACGCACAAATTGCAAATTACTGGAAAAATCGTCAAGGTATGATTGAGGCTTTAAAAGCTCACAAAACCGCTGATGTAAAACGCAGTTACGAGAAAAAATTTGCCAAATGGGCTAACAAAAAGAAAAACAGAGCCGAATATGGCGATGTGCTAAAAACAATGGCTGATTATTTTGAAAAAACAAACGTTCAATCGGCTGATAATAACTATTTGGTTTCGCTTATTCGTGCAACGGATTTTGTTGGGCTTCCGCAAGCAATAGCAAAAGCTTTCCAAAATTACGAACAAATGTCTGACCAACAAAAAAGCCAATTGGTTAGTCGTATGCAAAATGTTTTGGAAATTTATAAAGAAAAACACATTCCTACGGAAAAAGCAATTCTGGCAAACGGATTGAAATTATACGTGAACAAAGCAAAAAATGTTCCTTCCGAAGTGAAACAAATACAAACAAACTTTCAAGGAGATTTCAAAAAATTCGCAGACAAAGCCTTCGAAACCAGCGTATTCGGCTCACAGGAAAATTTTAAAAACTTCTTGGAAAACCCAAATTCTGAAGTGCTTAAAAACGATATGCTGGCACAACTTTCGTTATCGCTTGTGAATCAATATAATCATAAGTCAGAAGAAGAAATTGCGTTGCACGATTCTTACGAAAAAGCTTTCCGAAAATTCGTAAAAGGAATGCGAGTTTCTAAAATAGGAAATACGTTATATCCTGACGCAAACTCCACACTTCGTTTAACTTACGGAACTGTCCGTGCACTTCCTGCCGACAAACGCAACGCTGACGCTTCCATCAACAATTATACAACCTTCAAATCAATGGTTGCCAAGTATAAACCTAACGACCCGGAATTTGATATGCCAAAACGTATGATTGAAATGTATGAAGCAAATGACTTTGGGCGTTATCTGGATAAAGACGGAACAATGCACGTTAATTTCTTGACAGACAACGACATCACAGGAGGAAACTCAGGTTCGCCAGTGATGAATGGCAAAGGCGAACTTATCGGTTTGGCTTTCGACGGAAATATCGAGGCAATGGCGGGAGACGTTATTTTTGACCCAAAATTACAAAGAACCATTAATGTGGATATCCGCTACGTACTTTGGGTAATCGACAAATTTTCAGGAGCAAAACACATCGTTGATGAAATGACGATTGTAGAGTAA
- the mnmD gene encoding tRNA (5-methylaminomethyl-2-thiouridine)(34)-methyltransferase MnmD, which yields MERKVIITSDGSTTFQIPEWDECFHSKHGAVQEALHVFIKNGLHLFENQLVSILEIGFGTGLNALVTYLEHSKLGLKIHYETVEGYPLSWEEAQQMNYCNQLNNSSLQSIFEKIHQSEWEKEIPISESFIIKKRNHFFEQINDFERFDLIYFDAFGARVQPELWEISIFEKMYKALKKGGYLVTYSSKGSVQRAMKTCGFQVEKLQGPPGKREMLRAKK from the coding sequence ATGGAGCGTAAAGTTATCATAACTTCCGATGGTTCAACTACTTTTCAAATTCCAGAATGGGACGAGTGTTTCCATTCCAAGCACGGTGCGGTTCAGGAAGCTTTACACGTTTTCATAAAAAACGGACTTCATTTATTTGAAAATCAATTGGTTTCTATCCTCGAAATTGGCTTCGGAACGGGATTGAATGCTTTAGTTACATATTTGGAACATTCAAAATTAGGTTTGAAAATCCACTATGAAACTGTGGAAGGTTACCCTCTTTCTTGGGAAGAAGCCCAGCAAATGAACTATTGCAATCAATTGAATAACAGTTCTCTACAATCCATTTTTGAAAAAATTCATCAATCGGAATGGGAAAAAGAGATTCCTATTTCGGAGAGTTTTATCATCAAAAAAAGAAATCATTTTTTTGAGCAAATTAATGATTTTGAACGATTTGACCTTATTTATTTCGATGCTTTTGGAGCAAGGGTTCAGCCCGAACTTTGGGAAATTTCTATTTTTGAAAAAATGTACAAAGCACTGAAAAAAGGTGGCTACTTGGTTACTTATTCATCAAAAGGAAGTGTTCAAAGAGCAATGAAAACTTGTGGCTTTCAGGTTGAAAAACTTCAGGGACCGCCCGGAAAACGTGAAATGTTGAGAGCAAAGAAATGA